In the genome of Triticum urartu cultivar G1812 chromosome 5, Tu2.1, whole genome shotgun sequence, one region contains:
- the LOC125506294 gene encoding fructokinase-2-like: MAPLGDAPVAAATAPGLVVSFGEMLIDFVPDMAGISLAESGGFVKAPGGAPANVACAISKQRMMILPFGDDEFGHMLVDILKQNSVNVEGCLFDQHLRTALAFVTLKSNGEREFMFYRNPSADMLLTEAELNLDLIRRARIFHYGSISLITEPCRSAHIAAMRAAKSAGILCSYDPNVRLPLWPSAQAARDGIMSIWKEADFIKVSDEEVAFLTQGDAHDEKNVLSLWFDGLKLLVVTDGEKGCRYFTKDFKGSLPGYSVNTVDTTGAGDAFVGSLLLNVAKDGSIFYNEAKLREVLQFSNACGAICTTKKGAIPALPTTATALELISKDTN; encoded by the exons ATGGCGCCTCTCGGTGATGCTCCTGTGGCTGCCGCAACGGCGCCAGGCCTCGTCGTCTCCTTTGGCGAGATGCTGATCGATTTCGTGCCGGACATGGCCGGCATCTCGCTCGCTGAGTCGGGAGGCTTCGTCAAGGCACCCGGGGGTGCGCCCGCCAACGTCGCATGTGCCATCTCCAAGCAGCGCATGATGATTCTCCCG TTTGGCGACGACGAGTTCGGACACATGCTGGTGGACATCCTGAAGCAGAACAGCGTGAACGTGGAGGGCTGCCTCTTCGACCAGCACTTGCGCACGGCCCTGGCCTTTGTCACCCTCAAGTCCAACGGCGAGCGTGAGTTCATGTTCTACCGCAACCCGTCGGCTGACATGCTCCTCACCGAAGCCGAGCTCAACCTGGACCTCATCCGCCGAGCTCGCATCTTCCACTACGGCTCCATCTCGCTCATCACTGAGCCCTGCCGCTCCGCACACATCGCCGCCATGCGCGCCGCCAAGTCAGCCGGCATCCTCTGTTCCTACGACCCCAACGTGCGCCTCCCGCTCTGGCCCTCCGCCCAGGCCGCACGTGACGGCATCATGAGCATTTGGAAGGAGGCCGACTTCATCAAGGTGAGTGACGAGGAGGTGGCCTTCCTCACGCAGGGCGACGCCCACGACGAGAAGAACGTCCTCTCGCTCTGGTTCGACGGCCTCAAGCTGCTGGTCGTCACCGACGGCGAGAAGGGATGTAGGTACTTCACCAAAGACTTCAAGGGCTCCCTGCCAGGGTACTCCGTTAACACCGTCGACACCACCGGCGCCGGCGATGCCTTTGTTGGATCCCTCCTACTCAACGTCGCCAAGGACGGCTCCATCTTCTAC AATGAGGCCAAGCTGAGGGAGGTGCTCCAGTTCTCCAACGCTTGCGGGGCCATCTGCACCACCAAGAAGGGAGCCATCCCGGCGCTGCCCACCACTGCCACCGCCCTTGAGCTCATCAGCAAGGACACCAACTAG